From the Vibrio algarum genome, one window contains:
- a CDS encoding sugar-binding transcriptional regulator: MSNKNQDVLDQSTDLLTEMSVAYYQDGATQEEISKKFSISRAKVGRMLKQARDEGIVEITVKYHPVFSAKIEQRLIERFGVKRALVALDQPSEEQQRLQVAGLVSNYLSSTLKDGMVVTVGQGRNVSAVAHHVGVITPRDCKFVCGIGGIHPRGGMYNADHICRQLAKKYGGSSETLYAPAYAENREQKTAFMENTTVKQTLDLARKADVSLVGIGDMSENSYMVDLGWFTADEVVQSRLQQGVVGDFAGYDFFDIHGETANTVMSDRVIGLSMKEFKPISEVIAIAAENSKPLALLGALRTGVVDVIATSVSNALTVLNLDEKMK, translated from the coding sequence ATGAGTAATAAAAATCAAGATGTATTGGACCAGAGCACAGATCTTTTAACAGAAATGTCGGTTGCTTATTACCAAGATGGTGCAACACAAGAAGAAATTTCGAAAAAATTCTCCATCTCTAGAGCCAAAGTAGGGCGGATGTTAAAGCAAGCTAGAGATGAAGGGATTGTAGAGATTACGGTTAAATATCACCCTGTCTTTAGCGCGAAAATTGAACAGCGCCTTATAGAAAGGTTTGGTGTAAAAAGGGCTCTGGTTGCTTTAGATCAACCTAGTGAAGAGCAACAGCGCCTGCAAGTTGCTGGTTTGGTATCGAACTATCTATCATCGACATTGAAAGACGGGATGGTGGTAACGGTTGGGCAGGGGCGCAACGTCTCTGCTGTTGCCCATCACGTTGGTGTTATTACTCCAAGAGATTGTAAGTTTGTTTGTGGTATTGGTGGCATTCACCCGAGAGGTGGTATGTATAACGCAGACCATATTTGTCGACAACTAGCAAAAAAATATGGAGGCTCCTCTGAAACATTGTATGCGCCGGCATACGCTGAAAATAGAGAACAAAAAACCGCTTTCATGGAAAACACGACCGTTAAACAAACACTCGATTTAGCACGAAAGGCGGATGTCTCTCTTGTGGGTATTGGTGACATGAGTGAAAACAGTTATATGGTCGATTTGGGCTGGTTTACCGCCGATGAAGTTGTCCAGTCAAGATTACAGCAGGGTGTAGTAGGCGATTTTGCTGGGTATGATTTTTTTGATATTCATGGGGAAACAGCGAACACAGTGATGAGTGATCGCGTGATTGGATTAAGTATGAAGGAATTTAAACCTATTTCAGAGGTAATAGCTATTGCCGCGGAAAATAGTAAGCCTCTCGCATTATTAGGCGCCTTACGTACAGGCGTGGTTGACGTTATTGCAACCAGTGTGAGCAATGCGCTGACCGTTTTGAATTTGGATGAAAAAATGAAATAA
- a CDS encoding sodium:solute symporter family protein: MDLNILIVGIYFLFLIAIGWMFRTFTSTTSDYFRGGGNMLWWMVGATAFMTQFSAWTFTGAAGKAYNDGFAVAVIFLANAFGYLMNYLYFAPKFRQLRVVTVIEAIRMRFGKGNEQVFTWSGMPNSVVSAGVWLNALAIIASGIFGFDMTTTIIATGAVVLIMSVTGGSWAVIASDFMQMVIIMAVTVTCAVVAIIHGGGVGEIVSNFPVDEGASFVSGNNLNYVSIFGIWAIFIFLKQFSITNNMLNSYRYLAAKDSNNAKKAALLACVLMTIGPMIWFMPSWFIAGQGVDLAAIYPEQGSKAADFAYLYFVEQYMPAGMVGLLIAAMFAATMSSMDSGLNRNSGIFVKNFYEPILRPNATEKELVAVSKITSTCFGIAIILVALFINSLKGLSLFDTMMYVGALIGFPMTIPAFCGFFIKKTPDWAGWGTLVVGGIVSYVVGFVVTADMVEGWFGLNELTGREWSDVKVALGLLSHVVFTAGFFVMSTLFYKPLSEERQKDVDKFFNNLETPLISESDAQKALDNKQRRMLGTLIAVAGVGVMCMFLLPNPLWGRFIFVLCGSIVMGVGLLLVKAVDDKVENKDELASEN; encoded by the coding sequence ATGGATTTGAATATTCTAATTGTGGGCATCTACTTTCTATTTCTTATTGCGATAGGCTGGATGTTCCGTACATTTACTAGTACCACTAGTGATTATTTTCGTGGTGGCGGCAACATGCTCTGGTGGATGGTTGGTGCAACCGCATTTATGACCCAGTTCAGTGCGTGGACATTCACCGGTGCAGCCGGTAAAGCTTATAATGATGGATTTGCGGTAGCAGTCATTTTCTTAGCCAATGCGTTTGGTTATTTGATGAACTATCTATACTTTGCTCCGAAGTTTCGCCAACTGCGCGTAGTGACGGTAATTGAAGCAATTCGTATGCGTTTTGGTAAAGGTAATGAGCAAGTATTTACTTGGTCTGGTATGCCAAACAGCGTTGTTTCTGCAGGTGTATGGCTTAATGCATTAGCAATTATCGCATCTGGTATTTTTGGCTTTGATATGACAACAACTATCATTGCAACTGGTGCTGTAGTTCTGATTATGTCAGTAACTGGTGGTTCATGGGCTGTTATCGCATCAGACTTTATGCAGATGGTTATCATCATGGCCGTTACAGTTACATGTGCTGTTGTTGCTATTATTCACGGTGGCGGTGTCGGCGAGATTGTTAGCAATTTCCCTGTTGACGAAGGCGCGTCATTTGTATCAGGTAATAACCTGAACTATGTAAGTATCTTTGGCATCTGGGCAATATTCATCTTCCTAAAACAATTCAGTATTACAAACAACATGCTGAACTCTTACCGTTATTTGGCTGCGAAAGACTCAAATAATGCAAAGAAAGCAGCGCTTTTAGCATGTGTTCTAATGACGATTGGTCCAATGATTTGGTTTATGCCTAGCTGGTTCATTGCTGGTCAAGGCGTTGATTTAGCTGCTATATATCCGGAGCAAGGCAGTAAAGCTGCTGACTTTGCGTACTTATACTTTGTAGAGCAGTACATGCCAGCGGGTATGGTTGGATTACTTATTGCCGCTATGTTTGCTGCAACGATGTCTTCAATGGATTCGGGTCTGAACCGAAACTCAGGCATCTTTGTTAAGAACTTCTATGAGCCAATACTTCGTCCAAATGCGACAGAAAAAGAGTTAGTAGCGGTATCTAAGATCACGTCAACGTGCTTTGGTATTGCGATTATTCTTGTAGCATTGTTTATTAACTCGCTTAAAGGTCTTAGTCTTTTCGATACAATGATGTATGTCGGTGCACTAATTGGCTTCCCTATGACTATCCCTGCATTCTGTGGCTTCTTTATTAAGAAAACACCAGACTGGGCTGGTTGGGGTACACTAGTTGTTGGTGGTATCGTTTCTTATGTTGTTGGTTTTGTTGTTACAGCGGATATGGTTGAAGGTTGGTTTGGCCTGAATGAACTAACTGGCAGAGAGTGGTCTGATGTTAAAGTCGCTCTTGGCTTGTTGTCTCACGTTGTCTTTACAGCTGGTTTCTTTGTTATGTCTACTCTGTTCTACAAGCCTCTTTCAGAAGAGCGTCAAAAGGATGTAGATAAGTTCTTCAACAACTTGGAAACACCATTAATCTCTGAATCAGATGCTCAAAAAGCATTAGATAACAAACAGCGTCGTATGCTTGGTACATTAATCGCGGTAGCCGGTGTAGGTGTTATGTGTATGTTCTTGCTACCGAATCCATTGTGGGGACGATTCATATTTGTTCTTTGTGGTTCGATTGTTATGGGTGTAGGCTTGTTACTAGTTAAAGCCGTCGATGACAAAGTAGAAAATAAAGACGAGTTAGCGTCAGAAAACTAA
- a CDS encoding sodium:solute symporter family protein, with protein MDLNVLIVLIYFVFLIVIGWMFRTFTSSTSDYFRGGGKMLWWMVGATAFMTQFSAWTFTGAAGKAYNDGLAVAIIFVANAFGYLMNYLYFAPKFRQLRVVTTIQAIRMRFGSGNEQVFTWAGMPNSVVSAGIWLNGLAIIASGIFGFDMTWTILLTGLVVLFMSVTGGSWAVIASDFMQMVVIMAVTVTCFIVAMVKSGGIVNIVDAYPRDFIFSDNLNFFSILGIWGFFIFIKQFSITNNMLNSYRYLAAKDSKNARKAALLACILMTMGPIIWFVPPWFLAGQGVDLAAMFPGMGKKAADAAYLAFVELYMPAGMVGLLIAAMFAATMSSMDSGLNRNSGIFVKNFYEPVLRPDATEKELVFVSKITSTVFGILIILTAMFINSLKGLSLFDAMMFAGAMLGFPMTIPAFLGFFIKKTPDWAGWATLLVGAGVSYVAGFVIGPEHIKDIFNLDQDLTGREWKDLKVAVALIGHVFITGGFFIASMMFYKPLPAHRAKDVDKFFENLSTPLVNETAEQKVLDNKQRRMLGSLIAVAGVFIMALFVIPNPFWDRMIFVFCGVIVLLVGLLLVKAVDDKADDARAITESNE; from the coding sequence ATGGATTTGAATGTTCTTATCGTACTCATCTACTTTGTGTTTTTGATTGTAATAGGTTGGATGTTTCGTACGTTTACTAGTAGTACAAGTGACTACTTTAGAGGGGGCGGTAAGATGTTGTGGTGGATGGTTGGTGCCACCGCATTTATGACTCAATTTAGTGCTTGGACTTTCACAGGCGCTGCAGGTAAGGCTTATAATGATGGCCTAGCAGTCGCCATTATATTTGTTGCCAATGCATTTGGTTATTTAATGAATTACCTGTATTTTGCACCAAAATTCAGACAGTTACGAGTAGTAACCACGATTCAAGCGATTCGTATGCGATTTGGTAGTGGGAACGAACAAGTGTTTACTTGGGCGGGTATGCCAAACAGTGTTGTGTCAGCAGGTATTTGGCTAAATGGCCTTGCAATTATTGCCTCTGGTATCTTCGGCTTCGATATGACTTGGACGATCCTCCTTACTGGCTTAGTTGTTCTTTTTATGTCTGTAACTGGTGGCTCTTGGGCTGTAATTGCATCGGACTTCATGCAAATGGTTGTGATTATGGCCGTGACAGTGACCTGCTTTATTGTGGCAATGGTCAAGTCAGGCGGCATCGTAAACATCGTTGATGCATATCCTCGTGACTTCATATTTTCCGATAACCTAAATTTCTTTAGTATCCTAGGTATTTGGGGATTCTTTATCTTTATTAAACAGTTTAGCATTACCAATAACATGCTTAACTCATACCGTTATTTAGCGGCTAAAGATTCTAAAAATGCTCGTAAAGCTGCGCTTTTAGCGTGTATTTTGATGACCATGGGTCCAATCATCTGGTTTGTACCACCATGGTTCCTAGCAGGACAAGGTGTTGATTTAGCCGCTATGTTCCCTGGAATGGGAAAAAAGGCCGCTGATGCCGCTTATCTCGCTTTCGTTGAATTATATATGCCAGCAGGTATGGTTGGACTATTAATCGCCGCGATGTTTGCAGCGACAATGTCTTCAATGGATTCAGGCTTGAACCGTAACTCTGGTATTTTTGTTAAAAACTTTTACGAACCTGTTTTACGTCCAGATGCGACAGAGAAAGAGTTGGTATTTGTTTCAAAAATCACTTCTACGGTGTTTGGTATCTTGATTATCCTTACCGCTATGTTCATTAACTCGCTAAAAGGATTGAGCCTTTTCGATGCGATGATGTTTGCCGGTGCGATGCTTGGTTTCCCTATGACTATTCCTGCGTTTTTAGGGTTCTTTATTAAGAAAACGCCAGATTGGGCTGGTTGGGCTACATTGTTAGTTGGTGCGGGTGTTTCTTATGTCGCTGGGTTTGTTATTGGTCCTGAGCATATCAAAGACATTTTCAACTTAGATCAAGATCTAACTGGTCGTGAATGGAAAGATTTAAAAGTAGCGGTTGCATTGATTGGTCACGTATTTATTACTGGTGGCTTCTTCATCGCTTCAATGATGTTCTACAAACCACTTCCTGCTCATCGTGCTAAAGATGTTGATAAATTCTTTGAGAACCTATCAACACCACTGGTTAATGAAACTGCGGAACAAAAAGTGTTGGATAATAAGCAACGCCGTATGTTAGGTAGCTTAATTGCGGTAGCGGGCGTGTTTATTATGGCATTGTTTGTAATACCGAATCCGTTTTGGGATAGAATGATATTTGTGTTTTGTGGTGTGATTGTTCTTCTTGTTGGGTTACTGCTTGTTAAAGCGGTAGATGACAAAGCAGATGATGCTCGCGCAATCACCGAGTCTAACGAATAA
- the moeB gene encoding molybdopterin-synthase adenylyltransferase MoeB: MEILSDKEMLRYNRQIILRNFDFEGQEALKQSSVLVIGAGGLGCASSQYLATAGIGHITLVDFDSVELSNLQRQVLHSDSDIGKLKVDSASESLQGLNPHLTVDTCSEKLDDQALLTLIKKHQVVLDATDNKETRNQLNRLCYQTKTPLVSGAAIRMEGQLSVFTYQDDEPCYECLSSLFGENALTCVEAGVMSPVVGIIGGMQALESIKIISQYGRPYRGKLMIFDALHLSWREMKLSKNTKCLVCG; encoded by the coding sequence ATGGAAATTCTTTCAGACAAAGAGATGCTTCGTTATAACCGACAGATAATTCTACGAAATTTCGATTTTGAAGGACAAGAAGCTCTTAAACAGAGCTCTGTATTAGTGATTGGTGCTGGTGGGCTCGGCTGTGCGTCTTCTCAATATCTTGCTACAGCAGGTATTGGGCATATCACTCTGGTAGATTTTGATTCCGTTGAGCTTTCAAATTTACAAAGACAAGTACTCCATTCAGACTCAGATATAGGGAAACTTAAAGTCGATTCCGCGTCAGAAAGTTTACAAGGGCTAAATCCGCACCTAACTGTGGATACATGTTCTGAGAAACTTGACGACCAAGCTCTTCTAACGCTAATTAAAAAGCATCAGGTTGTCTTGGATGCTACCGATAACAAAGAGACCAGAAATCAGCTTAATCGCCTTTGTTACCAAACTAAAACGCCTTTGGTCTCTGGTGCTGCTATTCGTATGGAAGGACAATTAAGTGTTTTTACCTATCAAGATGACGAACCTTGTTATGAATGTTTAAGTTCTCTATTTGGAGAGAATGCACTTACCTGCGTAGAGGCGGGTGTAATGTCTCCAGTGGTTGGAATTATAGGTGGTATGCAAGCTTTGGAAAGTATTAAGATCATTTCTCAATACGGAAGACCTTACAGAGGCAAGCTGATGATCTTTGATGCACTCCATTTGAGCTGGAGAGAAATGAAATTATCTAAAAATACCAAATGCTTAGTTTGTGGTTAA
- the tal gene encoding transaldolase gives MSNKLEQLRKVTTVVADTGDIEAIRKYKPEDATTNPSLILKAAQIPEYAPLIDNAIAYAKTQSNDKAQQVQDTCDMLAVNIGKEILTTIPGRISTEVDARLSYDKEGSLAKARQLVKMYNDAGISNDRILIKLASTWEGICAAEILEKEGINCNLTLLFSFAQARACAEAGAFLISPFVGRIMDWYKAKEGRDFEAQEDPGVLSVTKIYNYYKEHGYDTVVMGASFRNIGEILEIAGCDRLTIAPQLLQELEDAQGELVEKLVATTDIKERPAPMTHAEFLWEHNQDAMAVEKLAEGIRNFAIDQGKLEDMIAAKF, from the coding sequence ATGAGCAATAAATTAGAGCAACTTCGCAAAGTAACCACAGTAGTAGCCGATACAGGTGACATCGAGGCGATTCGTAAATATAAGCCCGAAGACGCAACGACAAACCCTTCTCTTATTCTTAAAGCAGCACAAATTCCTGAATATGCACCTTTAATCGATAATGCAATTGCGTATGCTAAAACTCAAAGCAACGACAAAGCGCAGCAGGTTCAAGACACGTGTGACATGCTTGCTGTTAATATTGGTAAAGAAATTCTTACTACTATTCCTGGTCGTATCTCTACTGAAGTCGATGCTCGTTTGTCTTACGACAAAGAAGGAAGCCTAGCGAAGGCGCGTCAGCTTGTAAAAATGTACAACGATGCAGGCATCTCAAATGACCGCATCCTTATTAAATTGGCTTCTACTTGGGAAGGTATCTGTGCGGCAGAGATTCTTGAAAAAGAAGGCATCAACTGTAATCTAACACTTCTTTTCTCATTCGCTCAGGCTCGTGCATGTGCCGAAGCTGGCGCATTCCTAATTTCACCTTTCGTTGGTCGCATCATGGACTGGTATAAAGCGAAAGAAGGTCGTGATTTTGAAGCACAGGAAGATCCAGGCGTCTTGTCTGTAACTAAAATCTACAACTATTACAAAGAACACGGCTATGACACTGTTGTTATGGGCGCAAGCTTTCGTAACATTGGTGAAATCCTTGAAATCGCAGGTTGTGACCGTCTAACTATCGCACCTCAACTGCTCCAAGAGCTAGAAGATGCGCAAGGTGAGCTAGTAGAAAAACTTGTTGCAACAACTGACATAAAAGAACGTCCAGCGCCAATGACACACGCCGAGTTCTTATGGGAACATAACCAAGATGCAATGGCCGTTGAAAAACTCGCTGAAGGCATCCGCAACTTTGCTATCGACCAAGGTAAATTGGAAGATATGATCGCCGCTAAGTTTTAA
- a CDS encoding aspartate/glutamate racemase family protein, whose protein sequence is MKTIGLIGGMSWESTASYYSAINRGIKEQLGGLHSAKLVLYSVDFAEIETLQHQGEWDKTADILSSAAQSLQAAGADFFLICTNTMHKIAHKVQSSVSIPLLHIADATAEQLVEDGISRVGLLGTKFTMEQDFYKSRLIDSFSISVDIPKPEQATKVHEVIYNELCLGKIQNSSRMAYLKIIDDLQMHGSQAVILGCTEIALLVKQADTNVPLYDTTEIHAKAAVRFALS, encoded by the coding sequence ATGAAAACGATAGGCTTAATAGGCGGCATGAGCTGGGAATCGACGGCTAGTTATTATTCTGCTATTAATCGTGGTATTAAAGAACAGCTAGGCGGACTCCATTCCGCAAAACTTGTGCTGTACAGCGTTGATTTTGCCGAAATTGAAACGCTTCAACACCAAGGGGAATGGGATAAAACTGCCGATATATTGTCTTCGGCTGCACAGTCTTTACAAGCAGCAGGGGCTGATTTCTTCTTAATTTGCACTAACACTATGCACAAGATTGCGCATAAGGTTCAATCTTCTGTTTCAATTCCACTTCTGCATATCGCCGACGCAACAGCCGAACAACTTGTAGAAGACGGCATTAGTCGAGTTGGTCTATTAGGGACCAAATTCACGATGGAACAGGACTTTTATAAATCACGCTTAATAGACTCGTTTTCAATTAGTGTTGATATACCGAAGCCTGAACAGGCAACTAAAGTCCATGAAGTTATATACAATGAGTTATGCCTAGGGAAAATTCAAAACAGCTCTAGAATGGCCTATCTAAAAATAATCGATGATTTGCAAATGCATGGTTCTCAAGCGGTGATCCTGGGTTGTACTGAAATCGCTTTACTTGTGAAGCAAGCCGACACGAATGTTCCGTTATATGATACAACGGAGATACATGCGAAGGCAGCGGTGAGATTTGCTTTATCTTAA
- a CDS encoding oligogalacturonate-specific porin KdgM family protein, with protein MLSMKKLSILTIASVATCSVSAATLDFRQEYKHDQEAYASRIKIGTSIDDHFFGLEAKQQGKPFSEWERADNEFEYGYHFFKQDGWRATASMPITFGNESITYKPQVRVQYKFDNGLTAKLRYRHEIRDFSNEENSRDRSKVTANLDYNWEAFQFGFEANYADDITDFAGDWPMSQSDKEWDYNVKIGYKEQDWSWRPYVEFGNVQCTSDLDCDSGRQLRSRVGITYSF; from the coding sequence ATGCTATCAATGAAAAAACTATCCATCCTCACAATCGCGTCAGTAGCAACATGCTCGGTATCAGCGGCTACTTTAGATTTTCGCCAAGAATACAAACACGACCAAGAAGCTTACGCGAGTCGAATAAAAATCGGCACGAGCATCGATGATCATTTCTTTGGCTTAGAAGCAAAGCAACAAGGTAAACCGTTCTCTGAATGGGAAAGAGCAGACAATGAATTCGAATACGGCTATCACTTTTTCAAACAAGATGGTTGGAGAGCGACAGCAAGTATGCCGATCACATTTGGCAATGAATCGATTACTTACAAGCCTCAAGTTCGTGTGCAGTACAAATTTGATAATGGTTTAACCGCTAAGCTTCGCTATAGACACGAAATCCGAGATTTCTCAAATGAAGAAAATAGCCGTGACCGCTCTAAAGTGACCGCTAACCTTGACTACAACTGGGAAGCTTTTCAGTTTGGTTTTGAAGCAAACTACGCCGATGACATTACCGATTTTGCAGGTGATTGGCCAATGAGTCAAAGCGATAAAGAGTGGGATTACAATGTAAAAATCGGCTATAAAGAGCAAGACTGGAGCTGGAGACCATACGTAGAGTTTGGTAACGTACAGTGCACTTCCGATCTTGATTGTGATAGTGGCAGACAATTGCGTAGCCGTGTTGGTATTACGTATAGTTTCTAA
- a CDS encoding SH3 domain-containing protein encodes MKKLVIIIIVLLLLVGAGGGAYYYFFMMNDNSELIEPEGDSSVAEEIAIEQKIAVEVNMNYFVDTNKLNVRSYPQKSAPIRSVLRKGKPLKALEIKGDWVRISEYEVHQSGNDVADWIHSDFISHDKPVITDREIRKNMQKLLNKSDDFITYSDQFVIATRKLLEDETCSYEDFELMDGWVLSRTFNIEPVYFVYCGGTQRENKIYVNVETGEIFQP; translated from the coding sequence ATGAAAAAACTGGTGATTATAATTATCGTACTATTGCTTTTAGTTGGAGCAGGAGGGGGTGCTTATTACTATTTTTTTATGATGAATGATAATTCAGAGCTCATCGAACCAGAAGGCGACAGCAGTGTTGCAGAAGAAATTGCTATTGAACAAAAAATAGCGGTGGAAGTGAATATGAATTATTTTGTTGATACCAATAAGCTTAATGTACGTTCCTACCCTCAAAAGAGTGCACCAATACGCTCGGTACTACGAAAAGGCAAACCTCTAAAAGCACTTGAGATAAAAGGCGACTGGGTACGTATATCTGAATATGAGGTTCATCAAAGTGGAAATGATGTGGCGGACTGGATCCATTCTGATTTTATTTCACATGATAAACCTGTGATAACAGATAGAGAGATAAGAAAAAACATGCAGAAACTGCTTAATAAATCGGATGATTTTATTACCTATTCTGATCAATTTGTCATAGCGACTCGAAAGCTTCTTGAGGATGAAACCTGCAGTTACGAAGATTTTGAATTAATGGACGGTTGGGTATTATCACGAACGTTTAATATTGAACCAGTTTACTTTGTTTATTGTGGTGGTACTCAGAGGGAAAACAAGATTTACGTTAACGTTGAAACGGGGGAAATATTTCAACCGTAA
- the tkt gene encoding transketolase → MEQKQLANAIRALSMDGVQQANSGHPGAPMGMADIAEVLWRGHLNHNPQNPEWADRDRFILSNGHGSMLIYSLLHLSGYDLSIEDLKNFRQLHSKTPGHPEYGYAPGVETTTGPLGQGITNAVGMALAEKSLAAQFNQEGHDVVDHNTYVFMGDGCLMEGISHEACSLAGTLGLGKLIAFWDDNGISIDGEVEGWFSDDTPKRFEAYGWHVIPAVDGHDAAAINAAIEAAKAETGKPTLICTKTVIGFGSPNKSGSHDCHGAPLGADEIAATRKALGWEYGPFEIPSEIYAQWSAKEAGATKEATWNEKFAAYEAAYPELAAEFKRRINGELPAEWEAKTSQIIADLQANPANIASRKASQNALEAFGTMLPEFMGGSADLAPSNLTMWSGSKSITPEDASGNYIHYGVREFGMTAIMNGLALHGGFVPYGATFLMFMEYARNALRMAALMKVQNIQVYTHDSIGLGEDGPTHQPVEQVSSLRLTPNMSTWRPCDQVESAVAWKFAIERKDGPTSLIFSRQNLAQQERDAAQVADIAKGGYVLKDCDGTPELILIATGSEVELVVAAAAQLTADGKKVRVVSMPATDVFDKQDAAYREAVLPADVRARVAVEAGIADFWYKYVGFDGRVIGMSTFGESAPADELFKMFGFTVENVVKAANEVLA, encoded by the coding sequence ATGGAACAAAAACAACTAGCAAATGCAATCCGTGCCCTTAGCATGGACGGTGTTCAACAAGCCAACTCAGGTCACCCAGGCGCACCTATGGGTATGGCTGACATTGCCGAAGTACTTTGGCGTGGCCACCTAAACCATAACCCACAAAACCCAGAGTGGGCTGACCGCGACCGTTTTATTCTTTCTAACGGCCACGGCTCAATGCTGATTTACTCCCTGCTTCACCTCTCTGGTTACGATCTTTCAATTGAGGATCTGAAAAATTTCCGTCAATTGCACTCTAAAACACCAGGTCACCCAGAATATGGTTATGCTCCGGGTGTTGAAACGACCACTGGCCCTCTAGGCCAAGGTATTACTAACGCGGTTGGTATGGCGCTGGCGGAAAAATCATTAGCGGCTCAGTTTAACCAAGAAGGCCATGACGTTGTTGACCATAACACTTATGTGTTTATGGGTGATGGCTGTCTAATGGAAGGTATTTCTCACGAAGCATGTTCTCTTGCGGGTACTTTAGGCCTTGGTAAACTTATCGCGTTTTGGGATGACAATGGCATCTCAATTGATGGTGAAGTTGAAGGTTGGTTCTCTGACGACACACCTAAGCGTTTCGAAGCCTACGGCTGGCATGTTATTCCAGCGGTTGACGGTCATGATGCCGCCGCTATCAATGCGGCTATTGAAGCAGCAAAAGCAGAAACGGGCAAACCAACGCTTATCTGTACTAAAACCGTTATCGGTTTTGGTTCTCCTAACAAATCAGGCTCTCACGATTGCCACGGTGCACCACTAGGCGCAGACGAAATCGCCGCAACACGTAAAGCACTGGGTTGGGAGTATGGTCCTTTTGAAATTCCGTCAGAAATCTATGCGCAATGGTCTGCAAAAGAAGCAGGCGCAACTAAGGAAGCGACGTGGAACGAGAAATTTGCAGCTTATGAAGCAGCATATCCAGAGCTTGCAGCCGAATTCAAACGTCGCATAAATGGCGAACTACCAGCAGAATGGGAAGCGAAAACGTCTCAAATCATTGCTGACCTTCAAGCAAACCCTGCCAATATCGCGTCGCGTAAAGCGTCTCAAAATGCACTTGAAGCGTTTGGCACTATGCTTCCTGAGTTTATGGGTGGCTCTGCGGACCTTGCACCGTCTAACCTAACCATGTGGTCTGGCTCTAAGTCCATCACACCAGAAGACGCTTCAGGTAACTACATTCACTACGGTGTACGTGAGTTTGGTATGACCGCTATCATGAACGGTTTAGCCCTTCATGGCGGTTTTGTTCCTTACGGTGCCACCTTCCTAATGTTTATGGAATACGCTCGTAACGCACTTCGCATGGCGGCACTGATGAAAGTGCAAAACATCCAGGTGTATACGCACGATTCCATTGGTTTAGGTGAAGATGGTCCAACGCACCAACCTGTAGAGCAAGTATCATCACTGCGTTTAACGCCAAACATGAGCACATGGCGTCCATGTGACCAAGTGGAATCGGCTGTAGCGTGGAAATTTGCAATCGAGCGTAAAGATGGCCCTACGTCACTTATTTTCTCTCGTCAAAACCTAGCACAGCAAGAGCGTGATGCAGCTCAAGTGGCTGACATTGCGAAAGGCGGATACGTGCTGAAAGATTGTGATGGCACGCCAGAGCTTATTCTTATTGCCACTGGCTCTGAAGTTGAATTAGTCGTTGCAGCGGCGGCGCAACTGACGGCTGACGGCAAGAAAGTACGTGTTGTTTCTATGCCTGCTACGGATGTATTTGATAAGCAAGATGCGGCTTACCGTGAAGCAGTACTTCCTGCTGACGTGAGAGCACGTGTTGCTGTTGAAGCAGGTATTGCTGACTTCTGGTACAAGTACGTTGGTTTTGACGGACGTGTTATCGGTATGAGCACCTTTGGTGAATCAGCGCCAGCAGACGAACTATTTAAGATGTTCGGCTTTACAGTTGAGAACGTAGTTAAAGCCGCGAACGAAGTACTTGCGTAA